The genomic interval GATCGCCGGCCATCTCGCCGCACATGCCGACCCACGCGTCGCCCGCCTGGCCGGCCGCGACGGTGCGCTCGATCGCCCGGAGCACGGCCGGCTCGCAGGGGTCGTGCAGCTCAGCGACGCGGTCGTTCTCCCGGGCCGCGGCCATCACGTACTGGGTGAGGTCGTTCGTCCCGATGCTGAGGAAGTCGACACGCTCGGCGAGCGCCTCAGCGGTCAGCGCCGCGCTCGGCGTCTCGATCATCACGCCAAGCTCCGGCACCTCGTGGTCGAGCCCCTCGGACGCGAGGTCGTCGGCGACCGACGCCACGGTCTCTAGGGCGGCCTCGAGCTCCGACACCGTCGCGACCATCGGGAACATCACCGAGAGCGTCCCCGGCTCGGCCGCGTTCGCTCGGAGCAGCGCCCGCAGCTGCGTCTCGAAGAGGTCGGCGTCGGGACCGAGCGACCGCCGGATCCCCCGTTCGCCGAGGAACGGGTTCTCCGGGTCGGGCATGTCGAGGTACGGAATCGGCTTGTCGCCGCCGACGTCGAGCGTCCGGACGACGACCCGTCCCTCGGGGAAGGCCGCGAGCGCCTCGCGGTAGGCCTCGATCTGTTCGGCCTCGTCCGGCGGCGACTCCCGATCGAGGAAGAGGAATTCGGTCCGGAAGAGCCCGATCCCGTCGGCGCCCTGTCGGATGGCGCCCTCGAGCTCCGCGAGGGTGCCGACGTTGGCGGCCACCTCGATCGGCTCCCCGTCGGCCGTGGTCACCCGCTCCTCGCGGACCTCGACGCCCCGACCTGCGTTCGCGCGTTCGCGCTGGTCGGCGGTCGGATCGACGGTGACCGCGCCGGCGTCGCCGTCGACGAACACGGGCTCGTCGTCTGCGATCTCTTCGAGGTCGTCGCCGACGCCGACGACGGCGGGCAGTCCGATCGAGCGGGCGAAGATCGCCGCGTGGGAGGTCCGCCCGCCCAGTTTCGTCGCGAAGCCGGCCACGCGATCGGGATCCAACTGGGCGGTGTCGCTCGGCGTGAGCCGCTCGGCGAGCAGGACCGTGCCATCCGGCAGCGAGGAGAGGTCAACGCGGTCGCCGTCCGTGAGCAGCCGCACCAGGCGGTCCCGGACGTCGCGGAGGTCGTCCGCGCGCTCGGCCATCCGCCCGTCCATGCCTTCGAACTGCGAAATGGGGTCCTCGAAGGCGCGACGCACCGCATGGGCCGCGGGAAGGCCCTCATCGATCGCCGCCTCGACCCCGTCGATGATCTGGGGATCGTCGAGGAACTGTCGGTGGGCGTCGAACACCGCGGCCTCCTCCTCGCCGACGCGCTCGGCGGTCCGCTCGCGTTCGCGCTCGAGTTCGGTTGTCGCGCGCTCGCGCGCATCTTCGAACCGCTCGCGCTCGGCGTCCGGATCGACTGTCTCGGGCGCGGGCGGGTCGTCGAGGCTCGCGTCCGCGCCGGGGTCGTACCAGGCGGCGGTGCCGACGCCGGCGAGCGGGCTTACGCCGGTGCCGTCGTAGGTGATCGACGCGGCCTCGGCGTCGGGATCGGGGTCGCGGTCGGTGGTGGATTCGGACATGGTATGGATTCGAGTCCGGCGTCGTGTTCAGGGCTCGACTTCCCCTTCCGGGGTCGAGAGGACCGCCTCGAGTTCGTCGAGCACCGTGTCGGCGTCGTCGCCCTCGGCGATGAGCCGTACGTCGTCGCCGCTGGCGACGCCGAGACTGGTGACGGCGAGCATGCTCGCCGCGTCGACCGGCTCGCCGTCGGCGGGAGCGACCCGCACGTCGGCGTCGAATTCGGTCGCGGTCTCGACGAACGTCGCGGCCGGTCGCGCGTGGAGCCCGTCTTCGGGCACCACGGTGACGGTACGCTCCATTAGTCGATCGCCTCCGTGATCGTCTCTCGGATCGCGTCCTTCGACTCGGCCTCGTGGAGCCGTTCGCGGACGTCGTCGTGCATCAGGGCCCGCGAGAGCGAACTCAGCAGTTCGAGGTGATCCTCGCCGCCGTCGGCGGGGACGAGCAGCATGAACAGGAGCGTCGCCGGCTCGCCGTCCATGGCGTCGAAGTCGACGCCTGCCGACGAGCGCGCGAAGACGATCGTCGGCTCCGAGACGGCGTCGGTCTTGGCGTGGGGAATGCCGATCCCCTTACCGACGCCGGTCGTCGTCTCCTCCTCGCGGGCCAGCAGCGCTTCCAGCGCGGCCTGGCGGTCTGTAACTCGGCCGGCCTCGACCGCCCGGTCGAGAAGGAACTCGATACTGGCCTCCTTGTCGGCCGGCGGTTCCTCGAGCGCGATCAGGTTGGGCGTCAGTACGGTGTCGATCGTGGGTTCGGTCACAGTCATCGGTCGGTTTTCGGGATGGGGTTATTAGTTGCTCGTCTGTGCTGGTTCGGCGCCGGCGACGCGCTCGTGGTAGTCGGGCTTGATCAGCGTCGCGGTCGTCGCGGTAATCGTCGTGCCGAGCGCGAGACAGCCCAGGAACAGCAGGAAGCTGTTCGAGAGGAACATGACGAAGACGCCGCCGTGCGGTGCGGGCATCGTCACGCCCAGCCAGAGCGCGACGGCGCCGGCCGTCGCGCTTCCCAGGATAGCCGACGGGATGACCCGGAGCGGATCGGCGGCGGCGTAGGGAATAGCGCCCTCGGTGACGAAGGAGAGCCCGAGCGGCACGGCCGCTTTCGCGTTCTCGTACATTTCGGCGGCGTACTTCTGGGGCGCGATGAAGTTCGAGAGCGCGAGTCCGAGCGGCGGCACCATCCCGCCGAGCATCACGGCGGCCATCGGCGCGAAGATCTGGTCCGCGACGAGGACGGTTCCGAACACGTACGCGACCTTGTTGATCGGGCCGCCCATGTCGACCGCCATCATTCCGCCGAGGATCGCGCCGAGCAAGACGGCGTTCGTCCCCTCCATGCCGCGCAGCGTTGTCGTCAACGCGTCGTCGACGATCGCGATCGGCACACCGAGGCCGAAGATGACGATCGGCGCGAGAAACAGCGTCGTGACCACGGGGATCACGAGAATCGGCATCATCGGCTGGACCGCCGACGGCACCGACCGCCCCTTCAGCCACCGCGCGACGTAGCCGGCGAGCAGCCCGGCGACGATCGCGCCCAGGAAGCCGGCAACCGCGCCGTCGGCGTCGAAGCCGATAACTTGGCCGGCGGCCGCGATGATCGCCTCCTGTTGAATCGCCCACGAGAGGAGAAACCCGGGCGCGAGCCCGGGCTTGTCCGCGATCGCGTAGGCGATGTAACCCCCGAGGATGGGGATCATGATCGTCAGCCCGAGGTCGCCGATCTGGGCGAGGTACCAGGCGAACGTCCCGGTGTCCTCGAAGACCGTCCTGGTGCTCGTCCCCGCCCCGGGCGTCGGAATCCCGAAGATCGTCTCCGGAAGCGAAGCGAGCATAAACGCGAGTGCCAGGCAGATCCCGCCGATCGTCACGAACGGGATCATGAACGACACGCCCGTCATCAGATCCTCCTTCACCGACGTGAGGTGTGCGCGAAGTCTGGGTGATACCCTATCGCTCATTATTATCTAGCACGCTATAGCGAAACGTTCGCATTTTGTTGGCAAAATAGTTTCGAGTATGTTCGTTTTCGTCCGTTATGTCTCGATAACTAGTTCAGAGGCGTCGAACTCGCAGCGTCGAGCGGGACGACCGAGTCGCTGTTCGATGGATCCACCATCGCTCGCTCCGACCGGGGTCGAATTCACGACTACCGATCAGTACGTCGAAACGGCGATCGCGTCCCGCTCGTCGCGAACGTCGGCCAGCGGCGGGACCTGCGTCCCGGAAACGGAGACGACGTGCGACGAGACGGCGACGCCCGATCGGAGCTCCTGGGCGGCCGATTCGCCGCGCGCACGCGCCGCGAGGACGCCGGCCAGCAGGGAGTCGCCGGCGCCGACGGTGTCGACCACGTCGACGTCCCTCGCGGGCGCGTGCAGGTGTCGCTCCGGCGTCGCCATCACGGCACCCTCGTCACCGAGCGAGGCGATGACTCGCGCGAAGCCGTCCGCCCGAAGCGTCTCGGCGGCCGCGAGCGCGTCTTCTACCCCGCCGATCTCCGTTCCCGTCGCCGCTGCAAGCTCCGCGAGGTTCGGTTTGCAGAGCGCGTACTCTCCCTCGAGGGCCGAGAGCGTCGCGCCGCCGACGTCCACGACCGTCTCCCAGGGCCCGGCGTCGGCGAGCCGATCGATTGCATCGGGGCCGACGCCCTTCGGGCGACTCCCGGCGATGACCACCGTCTCGGGGTCGTACTCGCGCAGCCGGTCACAGACCGTTTCGATCGCAACCCCCGAGACCCGCGGGCCGTTCTGGTTGATCTTGTACTCGCCATCGGTCGTGAGAACGGTCGTGTTCAACCGGGTCTCCCCTTCGATCTCGACGAAATCGGTCGCGATCCCGGCCGTCGACAGTTCGTTCCGGAGGAACCGGCCGAGCCGACCGCCGGCCAGGCCGGTCGCGACGGTGTCGACGCCGAGCGCCGCCAGGTACTTCGAGACGTTGATCCCCTTACCGCCGGCGTCGTAGCGGTACTCGTCGGCGCGCGCGACCGCACCGTCCGCGAGTGCGCCGGACAACTCGACCGTGTAGTCGACGGCCGGGTTGAGCGTGACGCTAGCGATCATTCGGGCCCTCCACGCCGACGGTCACGTCGGCCGCCGCGCACGTCTCGGCGAGTTCGCCGGTCGGGTCGTCGTCGGTCACCAGCACGTCGACGTCTTCGAGGGTGGCAAACCGGGCGAAGCTCCGCTCGCCGAACTTGGTTTCGTCGGCGACGAGCACGACGCGCTCGGAGCTCTCGACCATGAGCTGTTTCATGCGCGCTTCGTCCTCGTTGGGGGTCGTCAGGCTCCCGTCGTCGGCGAGGGCGTTCGTCCCGAGAAAGAGGAGATCGAAGTTCGTCCGCTCCATGAACGCCTCCGCGCTCGGGCCGACGAGCGCCCGCGTCCGATGGCGGAGCGTCCCGCCGGTGAGCTTCACGTCGGTCGTCTCCTTCCCGAGTTCGAGCGCGAGCAGCGGGGAGTTGGTCACCGGAATGAAGGAGATGTCCGTCGGCACCTGCATCGCGACCTGCATCGTGGTCGTCCCCGAATCGAAGAAGACGACCTGGCCGTCGTGGATCTCCGTGACCGCCCGCGAGCCGATCGCGGCCTTCGCCTCCAGGTTCTGGACCTCCTTCTGGCCGTAGGTCTGCTCGCGGCCGACCGCCGTTACCGGTACGGCCCCGCCGTGGGACCGCTCGATCAGTCGGTCCTCCTCCAACTCGTCGAGATCGCGCCGGATCGTCGCCTTCGACACGTCGAGCTCGTCGGCCAGCGCGTCGACCGAGCAGCCGTCCCGGTCCGAGACGAGTTCGACGATCTTCCGCTTCCGCTGTTCGGGTAACATGAGGATCGTCTTCGATACCGTCTGTGGTCTGCACGGTTTTATTTGTTTGTGCTGATTTATGCGATCGTTTCTGATTGCATACAACGATAGAGGGGCGGATCGCGTTCGCCTGACGACTGCGAGGAGGCGAACTGGGGGAAAACTGACGGCGAACGAAAACGAAAACGGCCGGAGCCAGTGTCGGACAGCGGGTCCGGGTTACAACCGATCGATGATCGCTTCCGTCACGTCCTCGGTCGAGGCGCCGCCACCCAGATCGGGCGTGCGCGGCCCGTCGGCGAGCGTCGCTTCGACGGCCTCGTTGACGGCCGCCGCCTGGTCGTCGTAGCCGAGATACTCGAGGAGCATGG from Natrinema salifodinae carries:
- the ptsP gene encoding phosphoenolpyruvate--protein phosphotransferase is translated as MSESTTDRDPDPDAEAASITYDGTGVSPLAGVGTAAWYDPGADASLDDPPAPETVDPDAERERFEDARERATTELERERERTAERVGEEEAAVFDAHRQFLDDPQIIDGVEAAIDEGLPAAHAVRRAFEDPISQFEGMDGRMAERADDLRDVRDRLVRLLTDGDRVDLSSLPDGTVLLAERLTPSDTAQLDPDRVAGFATKLGGRTSHAAIFARSIGLPAVVGVGDDLEEIADDEPVFVDGDAGAVTVDPTADQRERANAGRGVEVREERVTTADGEPIEVAANVGTLAELEGAIRQGADGIGLFRTEFLFLDRESPPDEAEQIEAYREALAAFPEGRVVVRTLDVGGDKPIPYLDMPDPENPFLGERGIRRSLGPDADLFETQLRALLRANAAEPGTLSVMFPMVATVSELEAALETVASVADDLASEGLDHEVPELGVMIETPSAALTAEALAERVDFLSIGTNDLTQYVMAAARENDRVAELHDPCEPAVLRAIERTVAAGQAGDAWVGMCGEMAGDPDLTDLLVGLGLDELSMSAVTIPDVKANIAAVETAAAETLADDATDAAASAAVRDRVAKRDRSHSRDSNPDSDSDADPDSDSETP
- a CDS encoding HPr family phosphocarrier protein, which produces MERTVTVVPEDGLHARPAATFVETATEFDADVRVAPADGEPVDAASMLAVTSLGVASGDDVRLIAEGDDADTVLDELEAVLSTPEGEVEP
- a CDS encoding PTS sugar transporter subunit IIA yields the protein MTVTEPTIDTVLTPNLIALEEPPADKEASIEFLLDRAVEAGRVTDRQAALEALLAREEETTTGVGKGIGIPHAKTDAVSEPTIVFARSSAGVDFDAMDGEPATLLFMLLVPADGGEDHLELLSSLSRALMHDDVRERLHEAESKDAIRETITEAID
- a CDS encoding PTS fructose transporter subunit IIC → MSDRVSPRLRAHLTSVKEDLMTGVSFMIPFVTIGGICLALAFMLASLPETIFGIPTPGAGTSTRTVFEDTGTFAWYLAQIGDLGLTIMIPILGGYIAYAIADKPGLAPGFLLSWAIQQEAIIAAAGQVIGFDADGAVAGFLGAIVAGLLAGYVARWLKGRSVPSAVQPMMPILVIPVVTTLFLAPIVIFGLGVPIAIVDDALTTTLRGMEGTNAVLLGAILGGMMAVDMGGPINKVAYVFGTVLVADQIFAPMAAVMLGGMVPPLGLALSNFIAPQKYAAEMYENAKAAVPLGLSFVTEGAIPYAAADPLRVIPSAILGSATAGAVALWLGVTMPAPHGGVFVMFLSNSFLLFLGCLALGTTITATTATLIKPDYHERVAGAEPAQTSN
- the pfkB gene encoding 1-phosphofructokinase, with product MIASVTLNPAVDYTVELSGALADGAVARADEYRYDAGGKGINVSKYLAALGVDTVATGLAGGRLGRFLRNELSTAGIATDFVEIEGETRLNTTVLTTDGEYKINQNGPRVSGVAIETVCDRLREYDPETVVIAGSRPKGVGPDAIDRLADAGPWETVVDVGGATLSALEGEYALCKPNLAELAAATGTEIGGVEDALAAAETLRADGFARVIASLGDEGAVMATPERHLHAPARDVDVVDTVGAGDSLLAGVLAARARGESAAQELRSGVAVSSHVVSVSGTQVPPLADVRDERDAIAVSTY
- the glpR gene encoding HTH-type transcriptional regulator GlpR produces the protein MLPEQRKRKIVELVSDRDGCSVDALADELDVSKATIRRDLDELEEDRLIERSHGGAVPVTAVGREQTYGQKEVQNLEAKAAIGSRAVTEIHDGQVVFFDSGTTTMQVAMQVPTDISFIPVTNSPLLALELGKETTDVKLTGGTLRHRTRALVGPSAEAFMERTNFDLLFLGTNALADDGSLTTPNEDEARMKQLMVESSERVVLVADETKFGERSFARFATLEDVDVLVTDDDPTGELAETCAAADVTVGVEGPNDR